A region of Solanum dulcamara chromosome 7, daSolDulc1.2, whole genome shotgun sequence DNA encodes the following proteins:
- the LOC129896243 gene encoding phytolongin Phyl2.2: protein MMIPDPNLVYYACVAKGTIILAEINSKDADLGSLALKCLEKTPPLHTFFSHTIRNRTYMFLIENPFVIFAIFDEKIDKSDGLAFLKGVKGAFREVIERSSGKKRLDKLHSHCFQGELNPVFHQLLDSTIDVDEGSNSPRSELDHGRSASLDSVKGKKIGSMPLLADAANSLKLKKKRFFGQFKKRNEEMCEKRVDVSDDGIRLSRDFSVVMQKNGLIHGEGGHQKAKKVWKKQVWVVLSLDLIVCTILFIVWLCVCRGFKCIDA, encoded by the coding sequence ATGATGATTCCGGATCCGAATTTGGTTTACTACGCTTGTGTTGCCAAAGGAACAATTATCCTTGCTGAAATCAATTCAAAAGATGCCGATCTTGGATCCCTTGCCTTGAAATGCCTTGAAAAAACTCCGCCTTTGCATACATTTTTCTCCCATACTATCCGAAACAGGACATACATGTTCCTGATCGAAAACCCATTTGTGATTTTCGCCATCTTCGatgaaaaaattgataaatctGACGGTCTTGCGTTTCTCAAGGGGGTTAAAGGTGCGTTTCGTGAAGTGATTGAGAGATCTTCTGGGAAGAAGCGTTTGGATAAACTCCATTCGCATTGCTTTCAGGGAGAGCTGAATCCTGTTTTTCATCAGCTGTTGGATTCAACTATTGATGTGGATGAGGGTTCCAATTCGCCGAGGAGTGAACTGGATCATGGACGAAGCGCGAGTTTGGATTCTGTTAAAGGGAAGAAAATTGGGTCGATGCCGTTGCTTGCTGATGCTGCTAATAGCTTGAAGCTAAAAAAGAAGAGGTTTTTCGGGCAGTTTAAGAAGAGGAATGAAGAAATGTGTGAAAAGAGAGTGGATGTTTCTGATGATGGGATCAGATTGAGCAGAGACTTTTCAGTGGTTATGCAAAAGAATGGACTAATTCATGGAGAAGGAGGGCACCAAAAAGCTAAGAAAGTTTGGAAGAAACAAGTTTGGGTTGTCTTGTCATTGGATTTGATCGTCTGCACCATTTTGTTCATAGTTTGGTTGTGTGTTTGCAGGGGCTTCAAATGCATTGATGCTTGA